A section of the Delphinus delphis chromosome 1, mDelDel1.2, whole genome shotgun sequence genome encodes:
- the LOC132431929 gene encoding taurochenodeoxycholic 6 alpha-hydroxylase-like isoform X1 — translation MSVSALSAPRALGGVSGLLQVASLLGLVLLLLKAAQLYLHRQWLLKALQQFPSPPSHWLYGHMQEFQDETELRPLLKRVEKYPSACARWLWGTKALVLIYDPDYMKVVLGRSDPKSHDAYRMLIPWIGKGLLLLEGQTWFQHRRMLTPAFHYDILKPYVGLMADSVRVMLDKWEELVSLDSHLEVLGHVSLMTLDTIMKCAFSHQGSIQTDRNIQSYIQAIRDLGNLTFSRLRNAFHQNDIIYRLSPEGRWSHRACQLAHQHTDGVIKMRKAHLQKEGELEKVRSKRHLDFLDILLFARMENGSSLSDRELRAEVDTFMFEGHDTTASGISWTLYALASHPEHQQRCQEEIQSLLGDGASITWDHLDKMPYTTMCIKEALRLYPPVPFIGRYLSKPITFPDGRSLPAGIPLSLSFYGLHHNPKVWPKPEVFDPSRFAPGSDRHSHAFLPFSGGSRNCIGKQFAMNEMKVTVALTLLRFELAPDPSRVPVPIPRVVLKSKNGIHLQLRKLL, via the exons ATGAGTGTCTCTGCACTGAGCGCCCCCAGAGCCCTGGGCGGTGTCTCTGGGCTCCTGCAGGTGGCCTCCCTGCTCGGCCTGGTTCTGCTTCTGCTCAAGGCAGCACAGCTCTACCTGCACAGACAGTGGCTGCTCAAAGCCCTCCAGCAGTTCCCGTCTCCTCCTTCCCACTGGCTCTATGGGCACATGCAGGAG TTCCAAGACGAGACCGAGCTGCGACCCCTACTGAAGAGGGTAGAGAAGTACCCAAGTGCCTGTGCTCGCTGGCTGTGGGGGACGAAAGCCCTGGTGTTGATCTATGACCCTGACTACATGAAGGTGGTCCTGGGGAGATCAG aCCCAAAGTCTCACGATGCCTACAGAATGCTGATCCCCTGGATTG GGAAAGGTTTGCTTTTGTTGGAGGGGCAGACGTGGTTCCAGCACCGGCGGATGCTGACCCCAGCCTTCCACTACGACATCCTGAAGCCCTACGTGGGTCTCATGGCCGACTCTGTCCGAGTGATGCTG GACAAGTGGGAGGAGCTCGTCAGCCTGGACTCACATCTGGAGGTCCTTGGACACGTCTCCTTGATGACCCTGGACACCATCATGAAGTGCGCCTTCAGCCACCAGGGCAGCATCCAGACAGACAG GAACATCCAGTCCTACATCCAGGCAATCAGAGACCTTGGCAATCTGACTTTTTCCCGATTAAGAAATGCTTTCCACCAGAACGACATCATCTACAGGCTGAGCCCTGAAGGCCGCTGGAGCCACCGCGCCTGCCAGCTGGCCCATCAACACACAG ATGGAGTGATCAAGATGAGGAAGGCTCACCTGCAGAAGGAGGGAGAGCTGGAGAAGGTGAGGAGCAAGAGGCACCTGGATTTCCTGGACATCCTCCTCTTCGCCAGA ATGGAGAATGGGAGCAGCTTGTCTGACAGGGAGCTCCGTGCCGAAGTGGATACGTTCATGTTTGAAGGTCACGACACCACAGCCAGTGGCATCTCCTGGACCCTCTATGCTCTGGCCTCCCACCCTGAGCATCAGCAGAGGTGCCAGGAAGAGATCCAGAGCCTCCTGGGGGATGGTGCATCCATCACCTG GGACCACCTGGACAAGATGCCCTACACCACCATGTGTATCAAGGAGGCACTGCGACTCTATCCACCAGTGCCGTTCATTGGCAGATATCTGAGCAAGCCCATCACCTTCCCTGATGGACGCTCCTTACCTGCAG GAATCccactctccctctccttttatGGGCTTCACCACAACCCGAAGGTGTGGCCGAAACCAGAG GTGTTTGACCCATCCCGGTTTGCACCAGGTTCTGATCGACACAGCCATGCTTTCCTGCCCTTCTCAGGAGGATCCAG GAACTGCATCGGGAAGCAGTTTGCCATGAATGAGATGAAGGTGACCGTGGCCCTGACCTTGCTTCGCTTTGAGCTGGCACCCGATCCCTCCAGGGTCCCTGTTCCCATTCCAAGAGTTGTGCTGAAGTCCAAGAATGGGATCCACTTGCAGCTCAGGAAGCTCCTGTAA
- the LOC132431929 gene encoding taurochenodeoxycholic 6 alpha-hydroxylase-like isoform X2 gives MSVSALSAPRALGGVSGLLQVASLLGLVLLLLKAAQLYLHRQWLLKALQQFPSPPSHWLYGHMQEFQDETELRPLLKRVEKYPSACARWLWGTKALVLIYDPDYMKVVLGRSDPKSHDAYRMLIPWIGKGLLLLEGQTWFQHRRMLTPAFHYDILKPYVGLMADSVRVMLDKWEELVSLDSHLEVLGHVSLMTLDTIMKCAFSHQGSIQTDRWSDQDEEGSPAEGGRAGEGEEQEAPGFPGHPPLRQSECGQERPEWRTPGCLPLDGLSFRDHLDKMPYTTMCIKEALRLYPPVPFIGRYLSKPITFPDGRSLPAGIPLSLSFYGLHHNPKVWPKPEVFDPSRFAPGSDRHSHAFLPFSGGSRNCIGKQFAMNEMKVTVALTLLRFELAPDPSRVPVPIPRVVLKSKNGIHLQLRKLL, from the exons ATGAGTGTCTCTGCACTGAGCGCCCCCAGAGCCCTGGGCGGTGTCTCTGGGCTCCTGCAGGTGGCCTCCCTGCTCGGCCTGGTTCTGCTTCTGCTCAAGGCAGCACAGCTCTACCTGCACAGACAGTGGCTGCTCAAAGCCCTCCAGCAGTTCCCGTCTCCTCCTTCCCACTGGCTCTATGGGCACATGCAGGAG TTCCAAGACGAGACCGAGCTGCGACCCCTACTGAAGAGGGTAGAGAAGTACCCAAGTGCCTGTGCTCGCTGGCTGTGGGGGACGAAAGCCCTGGTGTTGATCTATGACCCTGACTACATGAAGGTGGTCCTGGGGAGATCAG aCCCAAAGTCTCACGATGCCTACAGAATGCTGATCCCCTGGATTG GGAAAGGTTTGCTTTTGTTGGAGGGGCAGACGTGGTTCCAGCACCGGCGGATGCTGACCCCAGCCTTCCACTACGACATCCTGAAGCCCTACGTGGGTCTCATGGCCGACTCTGTCCGAGTGATGCTG GACAAGTGGGAGGAGCTCGTCAGCCTGGACTCACATCTGGAGGTCCTTGGACACGTCTCCTTGATGACCCTGGACACCATCATGAAGTGCGCCTTCAGCCACCAGGGCAGCATCCAGACAGACAG ATGGAGTGATCAAGATGAGGAAGGCTCACCTGCAGAAGGAGGGAGAGCTGGAGAAGGTGAGGAGCAAGAGGCACCTGGATTTCCTGGACATCCTCCTCTTCGCCAGAGTGAGTGTGGGCAGGAGAGGCCTGAG TGGAGGACCCCTGGTTGCCTGCCCTTAGATGGGCTGTCTTTCAGGGACCACCTGGACAAGATGCCCTACACCACCATGTGTATCAAGGAGGCACTGCGACTCTATCCACCAGTGCCGTTCATTGGCAGATATCTGAGCAAGCCCATCACCTTCCCTGATGGACGCTCCTTACCTGCAG GAATCccactctccctctccttttatGGGCTTCACCACAACCCGAAGGTGTGGCCGAAACCAGAG GTGTTTGACCCATCCCGGTTTGCACCAGGTTCTGATCGACACAGCCATGCTTTCCTGCCCTTCTCAGGAGGATCCAG GAACTGCATCGGGAAGCAGTTTGCCATGAATGAGATGAAGGTGACCGTGGCCCTGACCTTGCTTCGCTTTGAGCTGGCACCCGATCCCTCCAGGGTCCCTGTTCCCATTCCAAGAGTTGTGCTGAAGTCCAAGAATGGGATCCACTTGCAGCTCAGGAAGCTCCTGTAA